The Faecalibacterium sp. I3-3-89 sequence CGGCAAGAAGGGCAAGTGGTACGACCACACCGTCAGCGTCCGCAATGCACAGCCCACGATGGAGGAGGCCCTTGCCGACGGCGCCTATACCTGCGACGTGACCCTTGAGGGCGGCTCCGGCCGCGCCACCGTGGAAAGCCCTGCGGCCCTGACCGTGGCCGACGGCAGGATGACCGCCACCATCGTCTGGTCCAGCCCCAACTACGACTATATGCTGGTGGACGGCGAAAAGTATCTGCCCACCAACACCGAGGGCAACTCCACCTTCGAGATCCCCGTCGCCGCCCTCGACACCCCGCTGGATGTGGTGGGCGATACCGTCGCCATGAGCACCCCGCACGAGATCGAGTATACGCTGACCTTTACGCTGAAGTAAACCGCTTCGCAGACTGAGAGGTTAAAGCCTATGAAGCGCCGCAATTTTCTGAAAGCCCTGCCCGCCGCCGCACTTACCCTCGCTGGCTGCGGACAGGCAGAGACCGCCCCGGCCAATACGGCCTCTCTCGTGTTCGACCACAGCTATCCGCTGGACTATGCGGCTCAGTTCTCCGCCGACTGCTATGAGGGGGGATATGTGCTGGTGAATATCCCGGACAGCGGCAGATTCCTCGTGATCCCCGAGGACGCGGCAGAGGTGGATGACCTGCCCGCCGATGTTGTCCCGCTCCGCCAGCCGCTGGACAACATCTACCTCGTCTCCACCTCGGTGATGGACCTCTTCGTCCATCTGGATGCGCTGGACTGCATCGCCCTCTCTGGCACCAAGGCCGAGGGCTGGTATGTGGAGGAGGCCAAGCAGGCCATGCAGGAGGGCCGCATCGCCTACGCCGGCAAGTACAGCGCCCCGGACTATGAGCGGATCCTTGCTTCCGGGTGCAGCCTCGCCATCGAGAACACCATGATCCTCCATGACCCTGCGGTCAAGGAACAGCTGGAAAAGTTCGGCGTGCCGGTGCTCATCGAGCGCTCGAGCTATGAGAGCGGCCCGCTGGCCCGGATGGAGTGGCTCAAGCTCTACGGCATCCTGCTGGGCAGGACCGAGCAGGCGGAGGAAATTTTCCGCCAGAAGGTGGAGCAGGTGGCCCCCATCCTCGGGCAGGAGAGCACCGGAAAAACGGTGGCTTTCTTCTCCATCACGTCGAACAACCTCATCACCGTCCGCCGCACCAGCGACTATGTGGCCCAGATGGTGGGGATGGCGGGCGGCGTCTACATTTTTGACGACCTCGAGGGGGACAGCCCGGGCCAGTCCACCATCAAGCTGCCCCTCGAGACCTTCTACGCCCGGGCCAAAGACGTCGATGTCCTCATCTACAACAGCACCATCGAGGGCGTCGTGGAGACCCGTGACCAGCTCATCGAAAAGTGCCCCATGCTGGAGGAGTTCAAGGCTGTCCAGTCCGGCGACTGCTGGTGTACGGCCCAGAGCCTGTTCCAGCAGAGCATGGAGCTGGCCGACCTCATCTCCGATATGAACCTCGTTTTTACCGAGGGCAGGCCCGACCCGGCCTCCCTCCGCTTTTTGCAGCAGATCGTATAAAAGGAGCATTGTCATGACTACCACACGCCGCCTCAGCCTCGCCTACCTCGCCCTCACGGCGGGGCTTGCGGTGCTGTTCGCGCTCAACCTGTTCTGGGGCAGCGTGGAGCTGACGCCCGGGGCAGTGGCTGCAGCCCTGCTGGGCCGGGGTGGGGATGCGCTGGCTGTGGGCATCGTGCTGCAGCTGCGCCTGCCCCGGGCCGTCATGGTGGTGCTGCTGGGCGCGGCCCTCTCTGCAGCGGGCTACCTTTTGCAGACCTTCTTTGCCAACCCCATTGCAGGCCCCTTCGTCATGGGCGTGTCCAGCGGCGCGAAGCTGGCCGTGGCCCTCACGATGGTGGTCTTCCTGCAAAGGGGGCTGCTTACCGGTTCGGCCACCCTCATCATCGCGGCCTTTGCGGGCGCGATGGCGGCGATGGCCTTCGTGCTGGTGGTGGCCCGGCGGGTGCCCCGGATGAGCATCCTTGTCATCTGCGGCATCATGATCGGCTACATCTGCTCGGCCATCACCGACATCGTCGTGACCTTCGCGCAGGACTCCAACATCGTCAACCTCCACAACTGGTCGATGGGCAGCTTTTCCGGCATGACGTGGGCCAACGTGGGCGCTGCGGCCTGCGTGGTGCTGCCCGCACTGGCAGCGGCATTCCTCCTCTCCAAGCCTATGGCGGCCTACCAGATGGGGGAAAGCTATGCCCGAAGCGTCGGCGTGCCGGTGCGGGCCTTCTCGACGGCCCTCGTGCTCCTTTCCAGCCTCCTCTCCGCCTGCGTGACGGCCTTTGCCGGGCCGATCTCGTTCGTGGGCATCGCGGTGCCTCATCTGGTCAAGAGCCTGCTGGGCAGCGCCAAACCCCTCTATGTCCTGCCGGGCTGCTGCCTTGGCGGGGCGGCGTTCTGCCTGCTCTGCGACCTTATCGCCCGCAGCCTATTCGCGCCCACCGAGCTGTCCATCAGCTCGGTGACAGCAGTTTTTGGTGCACCGGTGGTCATCTGGCTGCTGGTGCGCCGCCAGACAGAGGGAGGCCGGGAATGAGCGAAGAAAAAGCCTTCTGCCGCACCGATGACCTTGCCATCGGCTACGGCAAAACGCCCCTGATGGAGCACATCCGCCTCGGAGCCGAAAAGGGGAGCATCCTCACCCTCATCGGACCCAACGGTGCGGGCAAATCTACCCTCCTCAAGACGCTGGCGGCCCAGCTGGCCCCGCAGGGGGGCGCTGTCCTGCTGGACGGAAAGAGCCTTGCGGACTACTCCGGCCCTGAGCGCGCCCGGAAGATGGCCCTGATGGTGCCCCACACCCGCCGCACTGAGTTGACCACCTGCTTTGAAATGGCCTCCGCCGGGCGCTACCCCTACACGGGGCGGCTGGGCGTCCTCTCGGCGGAGGACAGGCGGCAGGTCCACGCTGCGCTGGCTCTCGTGGGGGCCGAAGCGCTGGCGGGGCGGGACTTCAACTGCATCAGTGACGGCCAGCGCCAGCGCGTGCTGCTGGCCCGGGCCATCTGCCAGCAGCCGGAGCTGATCCTGCTGGACGAGCCGACGTCCTTCCTTGACATCAAGGGCAAGGCCGAGCTTCTGGCCATCCTGAAGAGCCTCGCCCGGGACAAGAAGATGGCCGTCATCCTCAGCCTCCACGAATTAGAGCTGGCCCAGAAGATCTCGGATAAGGTCGTCTGCGTCTCGGCGGCGGGCGTCTCGGACGTTATGACGCCCGGACAGGCGTTTGCCCGGGAAAACATCTGTAAAATTTATGATTTGAGCGACGAGCAGTACGCTTTTCTGTACGGTGAAGCGAAAAAGCCCGCCGAGACGGGGCAGCCCCGCTTTGAGCACTATGTCCGCAGCGGTCAAAAGCTCCTGCGCTGCGGTTACACCACCGGCACCTGCGCGGCGCTGGGGGCGGCGGGCGCAGCCCGTCTCCTCCTCACCGGCCGCGCCCCGGAGACGGTGGCCCTCCGCACCCCGAAGGGCATCGTGGTGGAGGTAGAGCCGATCTTCTGCCGCCGGTCGGGCGAGGGAGCGGCGTGCGCCATCCGCAAAGACGGCGGCGACGATGTGGACGTGACCACCGGCCTGCCGGTCATTGCCGGTGTGACCCTCCGGCCGGAGCTGGCCGGAGAGGTGTGCATCCACGGCGGCGAGGGGGTGGGCCGGGTGACGAAGCCCGGCCTCGACCAGCCGGTGGGCGAAGCCGCCATCAACCACGTCCCCCGGGCCATGATAAAGGAGGCGCTGGAAAAGGAGGCGGAGTCTGCCGGATATGCGGGCGGCTTCGATGTCACCATCTCCATCGAGGGCGGGGCCGAGACAGCCAAGCGCACCTTCAATCCCCACATGGGCGTGGAAGGCGGCCTCAGCGTCCTCGGCACCAGCGGCATTGTCGAGCCGATGAGCCAGCAGGCCATCCTCGACACCATCCAGCTGGAGATGGGGCAGGTCGCGCTTCGGGCAGGGACGCCCCGGCGGCTCATCCTCGCCCCGGGCAACTACGGGCTGGACTATCTCCACGAGAATCTGCCGGCTCTGAAGTGCATCCCGGTGGTCAAGACCTCGAACTTCATCGGCGATGCGCTGGATATGGCGGCTGCGTCAAAATTCGAGCAGGTGGTGCTGGTGGGCCACATCGGCAAGCTGGTCAAGCTGGCGGGGGGCGTCATGAACACCCATTCCCGCACGGCGGACTGCCGCACCGAGCTGCTCTGCGCCCACGCCGCTCTCTGCGGCGCGTCCCGGGGCGTCTGCGCATCCCTGATGGGCGCCGCCACCACCGACGCCTGCATGGAGATCCTAGACAAGGCGGGGATGAGAGAGCCAGTGCTGTCGAGCTTGCTGGACGCCATCCAGCTCCACCTCGACCGTCGCGCCGCCGGGGCGTTCCGGGTGGGCGCGGTGCTCTTCTCCAACCAATACGGCCCGCTGGGCCAGACCAAGACTGCAAAGGAGCTGCTGGACGAATGGAAAAACGGATCGGCGTCTTGTACGGCGTCAGTGTAGGCCCGGGCGACCCGGAGCTGATGACCCTGAAGGCGGTCCGCTGCCTCGAAAAATGCCCGGTCATCGCCGCACCCCAGACCGCAGGAGGCCGGATGCTGGCGCTGGACATCGCCCGGGGCGCGGTCGGGCTGGACGGCAAGACCATCCTGCCCCTGCGCTTTGCCATGAGCCGCGACCCGGAGATGCTGCGCGCCTCCCATGAGGAGGCCGCCCGGGCGGTGAAAGAGTATCTGGATGCCGGGCAGGACGTCGCCATGCTCAACCTCGGCGATGTCTCGGTCTATGCCACCTTCGGCTATCTGCAGGAGATCTTAGAGGCAGAGGGCTATAAGACCGTGAGGATCCCCGGGGTGCCAAGCTTCTGCGCCGCCGCGGCCCGGCTGGGCCAGTCCCTGACGGGCGGGATGGAAGCGCCTCTGACCATCGCCCCGGGACGACACGCGGCCGAGGTACTGGCCGCACCGGGGACGAAGGTGCTGATGAAATCGGGCCGTCAGCTGCCGGAGACGCTGGCCGCACTGGCCGAAGCCGGGCTTCTGGGCCGCAGTGCGATGGTCTGCAACTGCGGCCTGCCGGACGAGGAGGTCTGGCCCGACCTGTCTGCCTGCGATGCCAGCCGTCCGGCGGGCTATTTTGCAACGATCTTAGTAAAGGAAGGGTAACGGATATGGTTCATTTTGTGGGAGCGGGGCCGGGTGCCCCCGACCTCATCACCCGTCGGGGCGCGGCCCTGCTGGCCGATGCCGACTGCATCATCTATGCGGGCAGCCTCGTCAACCCGGCCCTGCTGGGTCTGGCAAAGCCCGGCTGCGCCATCTACAACAGCGCCGAGATGACGCTGGAACAGGTGCTGGACACCATCCGCGCTACGGAGCAGGCGGGCGGCACCACCGTCCGCCTCCACACCGGCGACCCCTGCCTTTATGGGGCCATCCGGGAGCAGATGGATGCGCTGGACGCCGACGGCATCCCCTACGATGACACCCCGGGTGTGTCCAGCTTCTGCGGCGCAGCGGCGGCGCTCTGTGCCGAGTACACCCTGCCCAATGTGAGCCAGACCGTCATCATCACCCGGATGGAGGGCCGCACCCCCGTCCCCGAGGCCGAGCAGCTGGCAAAGCTGGCCGCGCATGGGGCCACCATGGTCATCTTCCTCTCCATCGGGCTGGTGGACAAGGTCCAGCAGGCCCTCCTTTCCAGCGGCGGCTACCGCTCCGACACTCCCGCCGCAGTGGTGTATAAGGCCACATGGCCGGAGCAGAAGGTGGTGCGGTGCACCGTCTCCACGCTGGCCGAGGAGACCCGCAAAAACGGCATCACCAAGACGGCCCTCATCGTCGTGGGCGATTTTCTGGGGCGGGATTACGACCGCAGCAAGCTCTACGACCCTGCCTTTACCACCGAGTTCCGGCAGGGGACGGAGGCCGGAAAATGAGCTGTGCGTATCTGGCCTTTACGGCAAGGGGCGAGGCACTGGCCCGTCGGCTGGCGGAGGCCCTGCCCGGCAGCGTGAGCCGCTGCGGCGGGGAAGTGACCCTGAAGGGCTGGACGGCGGAGCACTTTGCACAGAACGAGGCGCTTATTTTTGTAGGAGCTGTGGGCATCGCCGTCCGGGCCGTCGCGCCCTATTGCAAAAGCAAGGCCAGCGACCCAGCGGTGGTGGCTGTGGACGAGGGCGGGCAGTTCGCCGTGCCCCTGTTGTCGGGCCATCTGGGGGGCGCGAATGCGCTGGCCCGGGCGCTGGCGGAGGTCTGCGGCGCGGTGCCGGTCATCACGACGGCCACCGATGTCAACGGCCTTTTTGCCGTGGACCTCTGGGCCAAGGCGCAGGGCTGCGCCCTCCTTGAGCCGGAGCGCATCAAGCGCGTCAGCGGCACCCTGCTGGCCGGACAGACCGTCCGGTACTGGTCGGCGTGGCCGGTGGCGGGGGAGGCCCCCGCCGGGGTGGAGCGGGCCGGGACGCCCGAGGCCGCTGATTTCGCCCTCACCCTCACGCCGGAGGGCGGGGCGCTCCACCTCGTGCCCCCCATCGGGGTGCTGGGCGTGGGGTGCCGCCGGGGCACGACGGCAGAGCGGCTGGAAGAGGCGTTCTCGGCCTTCTGTGCCTCGTCGGGCCTCAGCCCGGCGGCAGTCTCGGCGGCTGCCAGCATCGACCTGAAAAAAGAGGAGCCGGGACTTGCGCAGTTCTGCGAAGCCCACGGCTGGCCCATCACATTCTATTCGGCAGACCAGCTGCGGGCCGTGCCGGGGCAGTTCACCCCCTCGGCCTTCGTGGCCGGTGTCACCGGCGTGGACAACGTCTGCGAGCGGGCAGCGGCAAAAGCCTCGGGCGGGGCGCTCCTGCTGCCCAAGACAGCGGGCGGCGGCGTGACGCTGGCGCTGGCCGTCCGCCCCTTTGCACCCGATTGGAGGACAGAGCAATGAGTGAGAACCGAAAGACCGTGTTCGTCGTGGGGCTTGGCCCCGGCGGCGGACAGTTTCTGACCGTGCAGGCGCAGAGCGCCTTGCAGCAGGCCGAGGTGTTGTGCGGCTATACGGTCTACATCGACCTTGTGCGCCCCCTCTACCCGGAAAAGGAGTGCTACGCCACCGGCATGACCCGGGAGCTTGACCGCTGCCGCTGGGCGCTGGATACCGCCCGGGCAGGCCGGGATGTGGCGCTGGTCTGCTCCGGCGATGCCGGGGTCTACGGCATGGCAAGCCCCCTTCTGGAACTGGCCGAGGCGTATCCGGGTGTTGATGTGGAGGTCGTGCCCGGCCTGACCGCCGCCCTCAGCGGCGGGGCGGTGCTGGGGGCACCGCTGGCCCACGATTTCTGCGTCCTCTCTCTGTCCGACCGCCTCACGCCGTGGGAGGTCATCGAAAAGCGTCTGGCCTGCGCGGCGCAGGGCGATTTCGCGCTGGCGCTGTACAATCCCTCCTCCAAGGGCCGCCCCGACTACCTGCGCCGGGCCGTGGACATCCTGCTGGCCCACGGCAAGGCCCCTGACACCCTCTGCGGCTGGGTGCGGAACATCGGCCGGGAGGGACAGGAAAAGCAGCTCCTGCCTCTCAGCCAGCTCCGGGACACCGAGGTGGATATGTTCACCACCGTCTTTGTGGGCAACGCGGCTACCCGCGCACTGAGCGGGCGGATGGTCACGCCGCGGGGGTATCGCCGATGAGAGTGGTCCTGTTCAGCGGTACCACCGAGGGGCGGGAGCTTTCCCGTCGGCTGGCAGAGCTTGGCCTTGAAGTCACCGTCAGCGTAGCCACCCCGCTGGGGCAGGAAGAGCAGGGGAGCGCCCCCGGCGTCACCGTCCGGTGCGGGCGGCTCCTGCCCGATGAGATGGCCGCTCTCCTGAAGGGCGCTGCCCTCTGCATCGACGCCACCCACCCCTACGCAGTGGAGGCGACGAAGAACATCCGGGCGGCGGCAGAGTCGGCGGGGGTCGGGTATCTCCGCCTCCTCCGCCCGGCCAGCCCCCTGCCGGAGGGCTGTCTTGTCTTCGGGAGCGCAGGGCAGGCGGCGGAGGCGCTGGCGCAAAAGGAAGGAAACCTTCTGCTGGCCACCGGAGCCAAAGAGCTGACTCAGTTTGCGGCCATCCCGCCCCAGCGGCTCTATCCCCGCGTCCTGCCCACGCTGGAAAGCATCGCAGCCTGTGAGGCGGCGGGCATCCCCCACCGCAACATCATCGCCATGCAGGGGCCGTTCAGCTTCGCGCTCAATCAGGCGATGATGGAGCAGTTCCGTATCCGCTGGCTGGTCACGAAAGACGGCGGCGCAGCGGGCGGATTCGACGAAAAAGCCGCTGCTGCCGCCGCCGCGGGGGCGCAGCTGGTGGTCATCCGCCGCCCGCCCGAGGAGGGCGAGACGGCGGAAGAGGTGCTGAAACGCTGCAAGGAGATGATAAGATGAACGTGACACTCATCGGCATGGGTTCCGGCCAGCCCGAGAGTCTGACCCTCCAGAGTCTGGCCGCGCTGCGGCAGGCCGACCTCATCCTTGGTGCGCGGCGTCTGCTGGCGGCTCTGCCCGCCGGCTGCACTGCCAACCGCGCCGCTGCCTACCGCGCCGACGAGGTGGCGGAG is a genomic window containing:
- the cbiD gene encoding cobalt-precorrin-5B (C(1))-methyltransferase CbiD, with product MSEEKAFCRTDDLAIGYGKTPLMEHIRLGAEKGSILTLIGPNGAGKSTLLKTLAAQLAPQGGAVLLDGKSLADYSGPERARKMALMVPHTRRTELTTCFEMASAGRYPYTGRLGVLSAEDRRQVHAALALVGAEALAGRDFNCISDGQRQRVLLARAICQQPELILLDEPTSFLDIKGKAELLAILKSLARDKKMAVILSLHELELAQKISDKVVCVSAAGVSDVMTPGQAFARENICKIYDLSDEQYAFLYGEAKKPAETGQPRFEHYVRSGQKLLRCGYTTGTCAALGAAGAARLLLTGRAPETVALRTPKGIVVEVEPIFCRRSGEGAACAIRKDGGDDVDVTTGLPVIAGVTLRPELAGEVCIHGGEGVGRVTKPGLDQPVGEAAINHVPRAMIKEALEKEAESAGYAGGFDVTISIEGGAETAKRTFNPHMGVEGGLSVLGTSGIVEPMSQQAILDTIQLEMGQVALRAGTPRRLILAPGNYGLDYLHENLPALKCIPVVKTSNFIGDALDMAAASKFEQVVLVGHIGKLVKLAGGVMNTHSRTADCRTELLCAHAALCGASRGVCASLMGAATTDACMEILDKAGMREPVLSSLLDAIQLHLDRRAAGAFRVGAVLFSNQYGPLGQTKTAKELLDEWKNGSASCTASV
- a CDS encoding cobalt-precorrin 5A hydrolase → MSCAYLAFTARGEALARRLAEALPGSVSRCGGEVTLKGWTAEHFAQNEALIFVGAVGIAVRAVAPYCKSKASDPAVVAVDEGGQFAVPLLSGHLGGANALARALAEVCGAVPVITTATDVNGLFAVDLWAKAQGCALLEPERIKRVSGTLLAGQTVRYWSAWPVAGEAPAGVERAGTPEAADFALTLTPEGGALHLVPPIGVLGVGCRRGTTAERLEEAFSAFCASSGLSPAAVSAAASIDLKKEEPGLAQFCEAHGWPITFYSADQLRAVPGQFTPSAFVAGVTGVDNVCERAAAKASGGALLLPKTAGGGVTLALAVRPFAPDWRTEQ
- a CDS encoding FecCD family ABC transporter permease gives rise to the protein MTTTRRLSLAYLALTAGLAVLFALNLFWGSVELTPGAVAAALLGRGGDALAVGIVLQLRLPRAVMVVLLGAALSAAGYLLQTFFANPIAGPFVMGVSSGAKLAVALTMVVFLQRGLLTGSATLIIAAFAGAMAAMAFVLVVARRVPRMSILVICGIMIGYICSAITDIVVTFAQDSNIVNLHNWSMGSFSGMTWANVGAAACVVLPALAAAFLLSKPMAAYQMGESYARSVGVPVRAFSTALVLLSSLLSACVTAFAGPISFVGIAVPHLVKSLLGSAKPLYVLPGCCLGGAAFCLLCDLIARSLFAPTELSISSVTAVFGAPVVIWLLVRRQTEGGRE
- the cobI gene encoding precorrin-2 C(20)-methyltransferase translates to MEKRIGVLYGVSVGPGDPELMTLKAVRCLEKCPVIAAPQTAGGRMLALDIARGAVGLDGKTILPLRFAMSRDPEMLRASHEEAARAVKEYLDAGQDVAMLNLGDVSVYATFGYLQEILEAEGYKTVRIPGVPSFCAAAARLGQSLTGGMEAPLTIAPGRHAAEVLAAPGTKVLMKSGRQLPETLAALAEAGLLGRSAMVCNCGLPDEEVWPDLSACDASRPAGYFATILVKEG
- the cobM gene encoding precorrin-4 C(11)-methyltransferase, whose amino-acid sequence is MVHFVGAGPGAPDLITRRGAALLADADCIIYAGSLVNPALLGLAKPGCAIYNSAEMTLEQVLDTIRATEQAGGTTVRLHTGDPCLYGAIREQMDALDADGIPYDDTPGVSSFCGAAAALCAEYTLPNVSQTVIITRMEGRTPVPEAEQLAKLAAHGATMVIFLSIGLVDKVQQALLSSGGYRSDTPAAVVYKATWPEQKVVRCTVSTLAEETRKNGITKTALIVVGDFLGRDYDRSKLYDPAFTTEFRQGTEAGK
- the cobK gene encoding precorrin-6A reductase, which codes for MRVVLFSGTTEGRELSRRLAELGLEVTVSVATPLGQEEQGSAPGVTVRCGRLLPDEMAALLKGAALCIDATHPYAVEATKNIRAAAESAGVGYLRLLRPASPLPEGCLVFGSAGQAAEALAQKEGNLLLATGAKELTQFAAIPPQRLYPRVLPTLESIAACEAAGIPHRNIIAMQGPFSFALNQAMMEQFRIRWLVTKDGGAAGGFDEKAAAAAAAGAQLVVIRRPPEEGETAEEVLKRCKEMIR
- a CDS encoding ABC transporter substrate-binding protein, producing the protein MKRRNFLKALPAAALTLAGCGQAETAPANTASLVFDHSYPLDYAAQFSADCYEGGYVLVNIPDSGRFLVIPEDAAEVDDLPADVVPLRQPLDNIYLVSTSVMDLFVHLDALDCIALSGTKAEGWYVEEAKQAMQEGRIAYAGKYSAPDYERILASGCSLAIENTMILHDPAVKEQLEKFGVPVLIERSSYESGPLARMEWLKLYGILLGRTEQAEEIFRQKVEQVAPILGQESTGKTVAFFSITSNNLITVRRTSDYVAQMVGMAGGVYIFDDLEGDSPGQSTIKLPLETFYARAKDVDVLIYNSTIEGVVETRDQLIEKCPMLEEFKAVQSGDCWCTAQSLFQQSMELADLISDMNLVFTEGRPDPASLRFLQQIV
- the cobJ gene encoding precorrin-3B C(17)-methyltransferase, encoding MSENRKTVFVVGLGPGGGQFLTVQAQSALQQAEVLCGYTVYIDLVRPLYPEKECYATGMTRELDRCRWALDTARAGRDVALVCSGDAGVYGMASPLLELAEAYPGVDVEVVPGLTAALSGGAVLGAPLAHDFCVLSLSDRLTPWEVIEKRLACAAQGDFALALYNPSSKGRPDYLRRAVDILLAHGKAPDTLCGWVRNIGREGQEKQLLPLSQLRDTEVDMFTTVFVGNAATRALSGRMVTPRGYRR